From Vigna unguiculata cultivar IT97K-499-35 chromosome 5, ASM411807v1, whole genome shotgun sequence, the proteins below share one genomic window:
- the LOC114184183 gene encoding cytochrome P450 72A68-like, translating to MEAAWAITMSLIVILVLIWVWKILNWLWFKPKRLEKLLREEGFQGNPYKLFVGDSKEFLQMRNEALSKPMNLSDDIVPRVSSYIHHSVNTHGKKSFIWFGSTPRVTILEPEQIKDVLNKMSDFPKPKSNPLVKLLATGLIDHEGEKWSKHRRLINPAFNLEKLKTMLPLFLESCNDLVSKWEGMLSSDGSCEIDAWPFLQNLASDVIARSAFGSSFEEGRRIFQLQREQAKLALQLALKIQIPGWRFLPTKSHRRMKEIDRHIKASLKDMIYRREKALKAGEASNNDLLGILLESNQKEIQEHGNGDNKNVGMSLEDVIQECKLFYFAGQETTSVLLVWTMVLLSRYPNWQQRAREEVFQIFGNEKPGFDGLNRLKIVTMILNEVLRLYPPALELARVVKRDMKLGNITLPAGVDVFLPTVLVHHDNEFWGEDANQFNPERFSEGVLKATNGRVSFFPFGWGPRICIGQNFSLLEAKMALSMILQHFSFELSPAYAHAPTMSITLQPQYGAHIILHKVKI from the exons ATGGAAGCAGCATGGGCCATAACTATGAGTCTCATAGTGATACTTGTTTTGATATGGGTATGGAAGATTCTTAACTGGTTATGGTTCAAACCAAAAAGACTTGAAAAACTGCTAAGAGAAGAAGGCTTTCAAGGCAATCCATACAAGCTTTTTGTTGGAGACAGCAAGGAGTTTCTCCAAATGAGAAATGAAGCCTTGTCCAAACCCATGAATCTCTCTGATGACATAGTGCCACGTGTGTCTTCCTACATTCATCATAGTGTCAACACACATG GTAAGAAGTCCTTTATCTGGTTTGGTTCAACACCAAGGGTGACGATCTTAGAACCTGAGCAAATCAAAGATGTACTTAACAAGATGTCTGACTTCCCAAAGCCTAAATCAAATCCACTTGTCAAGTTACTAGCAACCGGCCTTATAGACCACGAAGGAGAAAAGTGGAGCAAGCACAGAAGGTTGATCAACCCTGCTTTCAATCTAGAAAAATTAAAG ACTATGTTACCATTATTCCTCGAAAGTTGCAACGATCTTGTTAGCAAATGGGAAGGAATGTTGTCTTCAGACGGATCATGTGAAATAGATGCATGGCCTTTCCTTCAGAATCTGGCCAGTGATGTTATCGCTCGCTCAGCATTTGGAAGTAGCtttgaagaaggaagaagaatatTTCAACTTCAAAGAGAGCAAGCTAAACTTGCTTTGCAACTtgcattaaaaattcaaatcccTGGATGGAG gtttttacCGACAAAAAGCCATAGGAGAATGAAGGAAATTGACAGACATATAAAAGCTTCGCTGAAGGATATGATTTACAGGAGGGAGAAAGCACTAAAAGCAGGTGAAGCCAGTAATAATGACCTATTGGGTATACTTTTGGAGTCGAATCAAAAGGAAATTCAAGAACATGGAAACGGAGATAATAAGAATGTTGGAATGAGTCTCGAAGATGTAATCCAGGAATGTAAGCTATTCTACTTTGCAGGGCAAGAAACGACTTCAGTTTTGCTGGTTTGGACAATGGTGTTATTGAGCAGGTACCCTAATTGGCAACAACGTGCAAGAGAGGAAGTCTTTCAAATCTTTGGCAACGAGAAGCCAGGTTTTGATGGTTTAAATCGCTTAAAGATT GTGACTATGATTTTGAATGAGGTTCTTAGATTATACCCACCCGCACTTGAGTTGGCTCGAGTTGTTAAAAGAGATATGAAACTTGGAAACATAACATTACCTGCTGGAGTGGATGTTTTCCTCCCAACAGTTTTGGTTCACCATGACAATGAATTTTGGGGTGAAGATGCTAATCAGTTCAATCCAGAGAGATTTTCTGAGGGAGTTCTGAAAGCAACAAATGGTAGAGTTTCATTCTTTCCATTTGGATGGGGTCCTAGAATATGCATTGGACAAAACTTCTCTTTATTGGAAGCAAAGATGGCTTTGTCAATGATTTTACAGCATTTCTCATTTGAACTTTCTCCGGCATATGCGCATGCTCCAACTATGTCAATCACTCTTCAACCACAGTATGGTGCTCATATCATTCTccataaagtaaaaatatga